TGTTTTTGTGAGTGtctgtaaaaaaaattacaaaggtGTATTTTGGCCTTTTAAAAGCCGATTCAAACGACTCTCTATTTCTATTTCCTTTGTCGTTTCTGCTTTTTTTTTTGCTGCTTTTGTGGCATTTAATTTGTTGCAGGTGTCAGACGGCCCTCAGAGGCGTGTGAAACGGCCATGACAGAGGCGTGGTAGCCGAGGGGAGGCCAACAGTTCGGCAGCAGCATGCTTGGGGGCTAGGGCTGCTGCTGTTTTCTCTTCTTTGCAAAGGGCTAGGGTTTAGTTTGTTTGGGCTGTTTTGGGCTAAAATTTGGGTAGTGGGTTTGGGTTAATTGATGTGTAATGGGTCtggttttaattttgggctaCACATGTTGTAAAAGGACTTGAAATTTggacttttaaattatttggtgggtttattttggttttattggtttgggccaaaattggctatTACATATACTTAACTCACTAATAACTTAATATAATGAGATTAATACAAATGAATGGAGAAACCTCTATTTATAATTGAGTCCCCCAAATCAACAATACAAATTGAGTTATATTGATGGTCAAGATTGGAGCTTATTTACAATTGAGAGTTCTAAGAAATTTAAACTCTATATAATCTTATTCCTTCATGATTTACCCTATTTATTTTGGTAACTCTAGTTTGGCTAGATTGTTTTTACCGAACCATCAAGGTTTCAAGTAAATAAGCTTCTTCATAGGTTTAATAAATCGAGCCAATTTATGTgagtaaaaagttaaaaaaaaattcaaaaattgagtgagttaatagaaaaaatattaaaatcaacaACTTACTCAATGGGAATTGAGGtataaatttgttgtggtgtggATTAAACTTTTAATAGTTACTACCTGTGTATTAAACTTATTCACAATTGAATCCaataacctttcaaaatttccaACAAAGAAAAATAAGCACAATAATTTATACTTTAAGGCTGAATGGAAAGAGCATCTTCATTTAAAAGAAACgcaatgacaaaaaaaaaaaagtaagcttTTTTAACACAAGAttgtttctatgtttttttttgttttttttaaatttcaaaatcaattataGTTTAATCCTTATGTATGTATTTCTATATACAATATCTGAATTACAAATGGTTTAATCCTTAAGTGTAAAAATCCCAATAATATTGCTAAAAATATatcgatatttttaaaattgaatggacTGTTAATGGGTGTTTATAAGAATAATGATTCAAACATTCTTACAAGAATTTATGTGTATGTTCTTGGATGGGAAAAGAATGTTGGTTTAAAGTCGTTTTGTCCGCAAGCTATCCAAAATTCATCCATCACTATATTCTATTTtccttaattatttaattaacattgttgtgtgtatatatatatatatttcattcaatAACATATTACTTacatttaatttagattttaaaaatattattatattattataatattttttataatttttaatttaaaaaattaattaattattaatgcgacaattcatatatatattatgtcagCAAAGTTAACTAATATTAATTTTCTATCCAATttagaataatttaataaataaaaaaatattaaaaaagaattatttgtTCTACTCCTCAATCCATACCGAATTTAAATAAAGATTATTTGACCTCAAGTTTgtgtaaatttaaattaaatagtttaaacatatatttatctaagtttaatcctaatatataaaatataatattgggatattctattattttttaaataaacaagaCCAAACCCAATCTAAACCAGAAAAACTTTTTAAAACTGGATCATGGCTTGGCCCAGGCATGAAAACCTCTGGTCCAAACGACTCTAATACTAAAAACAGGGTAATGTTATTAAATGTGAGATTAACGTCATCGTTTACGCGAGCGTCTTGCATCCGATACATTATGTAGTACACCTGAGAGGCACGCAATTATTTCTCCTCTTCTCTCCCTCTCTATCTCTGCAACTCTCCTCAGGAGCTTTAACAATGGCGGACTCTTTGTAGCCAAAGACTTCCAGTTTTCCTCTCTTCCgctcttccttttcttttctcattAGTTGCCAAAATGCGTTCCAAGGAAAAAATATCCTACTTTTACGACggtatcatcttcttcttcttcactcttCTTCCTCTcctctcattttcacaatttataacccccttttttatttttctctatctcttttgcttttaatttgtttatttcaatttaaaatcttTATTTATAATCTCCTTGTTTTCCCTAAATCTTTGAAAACCCTAACTTTGGTCTCCCCCCCCcccaacaaattttttttcttccaaatttaactatttttcggTTGTTTGGCAGGAGATGTAGGGAGCGTATACTTTGGACCTAATCATCCAATGAAACCTCACCGGCTTTGTATGACTCACCATTTGGTCCTTGCCTATGACCTCCATAAAAAGATGGAAATTTATGTCAGTTTCTCAAGTACTCCTAACTTTTTCTAATTTTACTGGCCTaaatttctttctcttctttttctgaCGATTTGTTCCCTTTGGTGAATGGTAAATGTAGCGTCCCCACAAGGCTTACCCCGTTGAACTCGCTCAGTTCCATTCAGCTGATTATGTCGAGTTTTTGCATCGAATTACGCCAGATACGCAGCATTTGTTCTCGAATGAATTGGCCAGATGTATGTgtaacattttctttttcctttctcgaattaatattatatattgtgCTATCGAACTAGTTTATTCTTATTAATTCTCTCTAATTGTTAAACTAATGGGTTAAGCCTAGATTCAAGTTGATACACTGTAACTAATTGTATAGTTAGTTTAATGCTTGATCTAGTCTAAGTTTTGAAAAGAAGTTCTATGGACTGCCTTGTTCAATATTGATGGTTACAGAAGTTTTAAGAACATAGTATTGGTGCAAGTGATAGCGATCATGTACTGTTTCTGGCAGTGATATggtttcatttctcatttcagtTCTCTCCATTTGACAGAGCTGTTTGCTTTTTTCATGCTTATATGCTGTAGTTTGACTTGGTTATATTATCTGGTTTCAATAATATTTCAGGCCAAATAATGTATAAGGACATGTTAGCAATAGTCCAAAGTATGAGTTAGTTAGCAGTTTTAGGCAGTAGTTAGTCATGTTAAAAGAAGGCACGTATTTGATGGTTAAGACATGTATGAACAGggttcaaaattttaactttcatCTCCCTCCTCTATTTTCTTATTCTTTCCCCTCTTAGAAATTCTCTATCAAAATTGTCATCTGCATTTTACCCGTTCCAATGAACATGCAAATATCATATGGAGAAAGGATTAGGTTATGCTTTTTCTGATGTATATGGGTTTGGAGTTTGATTTCcatctttttctattttcttcttccCAGACAATCTTGGAGAAGACTGCCCTGTGTTTGAAAACTTGTTTGAATTTTGTCAAATTTATGCTGGTGGGACAATAGGTAAATTCTGATATGGTGGGCTGTTTCTCTTAATTTGATTTGTGCATTTTCAGTTGTAATTGATTGTCATGGCTGGCAGATGCTGCAAGAAGATTAAACAATCAGTTATGTGATATTGCAATAAATTGGGCTGGTGGTTTACATCATGCCAAGAAGTGTGAGGCATCTGGCTTTTGTTACATCAATGACTTGGTTTTGGGAATCTTGGAGCTTCTGAAGTATCATGCCCGTGTTTTGTATATTGATATCGATGTACATCATGGTGATGGGGTTGAAGAAGCCTTTTATTTCACTGACAGGTAGTTTGCTTTTGTTATTGGATTGTGAATTTAGCATAGGAGCTGGATTAGACATCATTTCAAAagtttgaagctcagaaaaggaGGCAAAAATGCTGCTTTTTGGGTGATTTACTGTTAGAAGAATTATCCACTTGGGGGGGGGGTTATGTTCATATAACCATTTGTAAGGTTTAAAATTAGATCAGCTTTGCTTATTTTATGATACCAGTAAGAGGCTTAGCGTCTTCATGCATCTCTGAAATGCCATTTCAAATGTTGCacttttaaaaattaaggttGATAAATGCagtctctaatcaacttgttgAAATTCTATTATGACAGGGTGATGACTGTTAGTTTTCACAAGTTTGGCGATATGTTCTTTCCTGGAACTGGTGATGTGAAGGTTATTCTCAATTCTTTGCTTTTTATTGCTGTTAAATGTTTTAGCAGTAACAGTAggtaacttgttttttttttttttttggtgtcactggtaaattttattgttaatataTTTGTTCACAAGCTTCATCTTATAGTTGCTTTGACTAAATTGTTTAACAGCTGAGTATGTTGATTTTTCCAACTCTGATTCTTGTTTTAAGTTTTTCACTTTTTAAGTGTTTTAACTGTTCTCAATGCATTATATATATCCCCTGCTAATAGGATGCGGCACTCTGGCATTATTAGTCTTCATAAACCGGTTTGTTGCTTATTGAAGCTTTTAAATTACAGCTTTTTCTAAGTACAATGTCTCAAGAAGCAAATTACCCATGATATTGTTTTACATATGCTCTTATTTAGGAGCTATACTTGTTGATGGTGCTAGTCTTTCTTTCatgctttttctttttgaatttaggGGAGAACATTGCCTAGCATATAAACTTTTCAAGTTAAACTTATTTATTGGAGAAAGAGAACTAGTGTAGTTGCGTCCTTCCTGTTATTTTACctatttgatttcaattttgtATAATCAAGAAATTTATTATCTACATCACTTCTAACATCTTTTTCTCTGGATAGTTTTTATCAAGAAATGCTAGTATTACACCAAATTGATATTGGAATGAACTACTGATACAAGTTGTATTGAAGGACATAGGAGAAAGAGAAGGAAAGTATTACGCCATAAATGTCCCACTCAAAGATGGAATTGATGACACTAGCTTCACTAGATTGTTTAAGATAGTAAGTACtcgaaataaaaacatataatagaAAGGTAATTGCTTTTTCTATACCGCTGTATCATTTAAACCATTATGTGCAAATACAAACTTTTTGTAGATTATTTCCAAGGTTGTTGAAATGTATCAACCAGGTGCAATAGTTCTTCAATGTGGAGCAGATTCTCTTGCTGGGGATCGCTTGGGCTGTTTCAATCTCTCAATTGATGGTACTCAAATTGACTTGTAAAGTAAGGACTGTTTTTCCCCCTTAAATTGTTGATGAATGTTGGAGCTGTTGATGTTATTTGCAGGACATGCTGAATGTGTTAAAATTGTGAAGAAATTCAACCTACCTTTACTGGTATGTTGTTTGTTTGACTACCTTTTAACTGCTGTAAATAATTTGTATTTAAAGTAAAGAGAGGAATCGTTTGTCCTACAGGTTACCGGAGGCGGAGGATATACTAAAGAAAATGTTGCACGTTGCTGGACTGTTGAAACAGGAGTTCTTTTAGATACAGAACTTCCTAATGGTATGCTAAGACTATCCTCACTTATTTTCTTGACATGCTATCATGAAATTGGTATTTTTCCCATTCAACTTGTCGTTAGAATTGGGTTagctaaattatttttttaaagtatctAAACATATATGTTAAACTCATTGATTACCTCTGCTGATATCCTAGGATGTTTTTCGTTATGTGAATGTTATGTTGATTGCTGCATCTGTATATCTGCTTGATATTGAAATAAGCTGGTTGATAGATTTTAAAGGTCTTTGGTTCGTTCTTCACTGTGTGTGGGTATGTTTTCGATAGACAGCTGCTGTTAACATGTTCCACTGGTTGGAAGATTGAGAAACTTACTTAAAAGTTTGACTTGTGCAGAAATCCCAGAAAATGAGTATATCAAATATTTTGCACCAGATTGCTTGTTGAATATTCCAAATGGGCACATAGTACGTTATTTTGCACAATTGAAGTTCATTCAAGGACTTATTTCGTCAATTGATTGGCGGCTGATATGGTCTCGATATAGTTAGTATCGTGCCACAATGATGTTAAAGAAGACAGAACCCTCATAAGCTTTCGTGTTTCGGTTGATTATGCAGGAGAATTTGAATAGCAAGTCATATCTTAGTACGATCAAGATGCAAGTGCTGGAAAACCTTCGTAGCATCCAACATGCTCCAGGTGTACAGATGCAGGAGGTGAATAGCAAACAACTAGTTTCCAATTAAATCTGAATCTGGACAAGCCAGACTACTTGTCAAAATATCGGTGGTCTAATGGCTATTATCTGTGTTGCAGGTTCCACCTGATTTTTATATTCCTGATTTTGATGAAGATGAGCATAATCCTGATGAGCGCATGGATCGTAAGTAAATAACGTGTAGCCTAGAGCTGTGGCATCATGCTGTGCCTTCAAGCACACTTGTTGCCATTTGATTTCTGGTGAAATCTTTTTCTTTCTGCATCTAATACACCTCCTTTGCATTTTTCTTTACAGAGCACACCCAAGACAAGCAAATCCAGCGTGATGATGAATATTACGATGGTGACAACGATAATGATCATAACATGGACATGTGAAGTTACTCTTAGCATTTTTTTGTTAGGTATTAACTTGTATTTTGTAGGATCTGCCTGAATCCAAATTTGGCTGACACCTCATCAAAGAAAAAATTGTGGAAGGAACCACACTATAAATTGTTCATATGTTGGTTTCAAAAATGATTTTGGTTGTATGTAGTGTTTCACCACAAGCTCTGAAGGATTTGATGAAATAGGAtgtttagcattttttttatgCTCTGCAAGTTTAAATTCTAGCCTTGTCTTCAAGGGGTAGCCCGCTGATGAACATATTGCCTTTTGCTGGTATGTTATTGTTAGTACCTAAGGCTTACACTTTCCTATTTGTACATGGATATCatgtaatgtatttttttttcttcaaagctTCTAGTTACAAAGCCAATTTGCTGGGATATTGCTTGTTTTCTGGAGAAATCTAGTTACAAAGCCATTGAGATGTTGAATGAACTGTAGAAACATGTTTTCCATATCCTTGCAGAAGCAGGTCATTGTCTATACAGAAGTTATGATTCATGAATGCATTTCAATATCAGTTAATTGCAGTGTTTTTCATGATGAGTTTTTCTTTCATCAAACCGCATGGGGTCAGTTGCAAGGCTTTAATTACAACATATTCTTCTATACATAAAGGCCTCAGATGAAAGACTATTGTTTTCATATTTCCTCCTCAAAACACCCATGTCCGTCCCAAGCTACAAATTCCAAGACttaaaacaggggatccagatcAGTGTTAATACCATAAACACTGATCTAGGTAATCTCCATGATTCATTTCTTCATCAAGGTCATGAAGATAAAGATGAAGAGCTTATCAGGGTTGTATTGAGGCAAAACCCTTTGGGACATTTATCATCATCAGCATGTTCCGATGGCGAAGTGATTGAGAAAACATTTTCAATGAGAGCTGATTTGGAGGATGAGAAACAacgttcatcatcatcatcatcatcatcatcatcagggATTGGGAAGGCCATGAAGAGAGCCTTTTCAAAGATAGCCTCATCAGCTTCTGCAGCCAACGATGTTGTTTATTGCAGAATAGATCATCAATATGACACAGTTCCAGTTGCAGACGATGAAAATACAATCATGGTGGCCCATTCAACAAAGGAGTCTGATAATATGGGAAACAAGATCAATGAAGCTTGTAGGCGCTTCTTTGGTTTTTAGCATTATTTGTTATTCAATAATATTATTGTCATCCTACCTACTATATAGTACTATTCTTCCCTTGCATGGTAAATAGCTAAGATGATCCCTGCTTCTTATTATCACAATTAATCAATACTACGTATGCATGGcattacaaatattttttattttatttttcagagACAATTATGAACATTATGTATTCATGTGTGATTTGATGATAGATCTCAAGTGAAATCCATTACAACTTTTGGCTAAAACTAACTAGGGTTCTCTTTATAATTAGTCCAAAATTTTTATTCCTTTCTCTTCTCTGTTCGGCACCCtgcttttgcttttgtttttcatCTATTTTCACACGATGGAAACACCTACGGAGGTTGGACAATATGTGCAACATCATCAAACTATGTAGGAGAAAAGTTACTCAACATACAGAAAGCAAATAATGttgtaaaatgaaaaaataaaaacactaacCTGAAAGTAGTGGAGCAACCGTGGCAGGAGTAAACACTAACCTGTAAAGAGTTGGCTCAATACTTGCTTTTTTTTACTCTGATGCTGGCTATGCCATCGTATAGATGaaagatataaaataatttgCATCTGAGATTTGACTTAaccgaaaataataatttacctCGTTTAGTTAATCTGAAGAATGAGACATAAATATAACTCACTTCTGGCGCTGAGAAAAGACCACCCAAGGTGGAACAATTTTTCTTCTATCCTGCACTCTCATCCTTGCCTACATAATGTAAGGTTATGAATACATGAGATATGTAATAACCTGATAGTCGGGTAATtaaaaagtgtatttttgggtctcTGTTTTCGTAaaatagactcgtaaatatttattaaaaatatttatgaggttagttgtgtggttaattaggttttggttaggtgaattaacttgaattaagattaattatgtataagaactaaattgaataaagggtaaaaatttaattatagattaaagaaaaagtgaagggactaaattagtaaataaaccaCATGTAAACATgaatagtaaaaaatatatacaagtgtatggtaattataaaatatatgtgtaataaatacatacatatatttgtaatacatatatatttacttattatttaagaaaataatattttattattattatattatattactattataattaaatgaataaaacaaataaaataaagaaaataaagaaagagtaGAACAGAGAAGTGAAACAAAACagaggaaagaaaaagggaaagaaaaagaaaaggaaaattagggtttttaaggttccaagcttaagtggtaagttaatttagctcattttcttgtaattttttagtttttggaATCTAGGACAAAATATTtcttgatttatgttgaaattttaaaagttagTAAATGTTTAGaagttgttcatgttgaataaattgaagaattagagattaaattgatagaattttaagttagaatagaaatatggattgaattgtaaattaaattataagttttgagtaataggggctaaattgagagaattttgaaattagggttttttggTGAAAATTAAGGAGTTGAAATTAGATTGAAGtggaaattgaattgatatatgGAATTAGTTTTATAAGAAAAAGAGTTAGttttgaaaggactaaattggaatttaggtaaaagttgtgtataaattgaaatattcaatgttaaattgtgttgtattgatgattttcaattattttaattcgTAGCAAACGTTGAGCCGAAGACCTCGGCTAgtaaaggaaaagacaaagtcaATGAGGATTAGCTCGGAAATTactgtttgtatttctataatccgaatctaataattatttattgtatttattatttaatatacatgGTAAGTGAAACTAAGGTGAGTATTGGTAttgttgatattgaattgaatgtaagtgaatttgtgattaatgtGAATGTGGATATTGGGTATTGATTgtattgaaatatgaaaattgaattgaattaagttgaattgaattatcaatctatgtgattatttgaattgaaatatgtATTGATTGGAAATCGAAAAATGATttggaaaccctattaactgtatcgggctgaatCATATATttttggcatgccataggattggaagtgttcagggatacttcgacaacgagtcgatgagacactgggtgtcatatTATTACTTTGGATAAATTCAATGAGGTATCGGGTGCCAACTTACTTCGGcaaggccgatgagacactgagtgtcagcttattacttcaaattatccaatgaggcattgggtgccatactggtgtgttttagttggatccgtgtatcAGCCAAAgtcgagtcttgttaataggggtaaataaataaattggtaatAAGATTGATATTGAATGACAATGAATGTGAATTTGAAATTGGATATTAATTTGGATTGTACAATAGCGATACATGGACTAAGAGTTCATGAAAAGAGTATTGTTATTCCCAATTGATATGTGAATCAAAGTGAGAAAGCAATTGATGAGAAATGAAAGCAATAATAGATGAATAGATTTATTGATTAGTTAATGTTTATCTATGATTAAAGTGTATATTTTATACaatgttatttatttaaagtattcggattatagaaatactactAAGTTTATACTTAGCGTACGATTTATTTTCTATGCGCAGGTTAGGTTAAAGTTcgaacgttgaatcagcatccaagGCCGATCTCGAACTCATTGTGGTGAAGTACATTTCTTTTTGGTaagtggcatgtacctaggatgttatgtttgttattttgaaaaatgattataAATGATGTTGTATTATGATAATGGTTGGctttatatacataaatataagtCAAGTGTTTGTTAAGGTGACAAAATGACA
This window of the Gossypium hirsutum isolate 1008001.06 chromosome A09, Gossypium_hirsutum_v2.1, whole genome shotgun sequence genome carries:
- the LOC107894746 gene encoding histone deacetylase 9 isoform X2 produces the protein MRSKEKISYFYDGDVGSVYFGPNHPMKPHRLCMTHHLVLAYDLHKKMEIYRPHKAYPVELAQFHSADYVEFLHRITPDTQHLFSNELARYNLGEDCPVFENLFEFCQIYAGGTIDAARRLNNQLCDIAINWAGGLHHAKKCEASGFCYINDLVLGILELLKYHARVLYIDIDVHHGDGVEEAFYFTDRVMTVSFHKFGDMFFPGTGDVKDIGEREGKYYAINVPLKDGIDDTSFTRLFKIIISKVVEMYQPGAIVLQCGADSLAGDRLGCFNLSIDGHAECVKIVKKFNLPLLVTGGGGYTKENVARCWTVETGVLLDTELPNEIPENEYIKYFAPDCLLNIPNGHIENLNSKSYLSTIKMQVLENLRSIQHAPGVQMQEVPPDFYIPDFDEDEHNPDERMDRKAHPRQANPA
- the LOC107894746 gene encoding histone deacetylase 9 isoform X1, with translation MRSKEKISYFYDGDVGSVYFGPNHPMKPHRLCMTHHLVLAYDLHKKMEIYRPHKAYPVELAQFHSADYVEFLHRITPDTQHLFSNELARYNLGEDCPVFENLFEFCQIYAGGTIDAARRLNNQLCDIAINWAGGLHHAKKCEASGFCYINDLVLGILELLKYHARVLYIDIDVHHGDGVEEAFYFTDRVMTVSFHKFGDMFFPGTGDVKDIGEREGKYYAINVPLKDGIDDTSFTRLFKIIISKVVEMYQPGAIVLQCGADSLAGDRLGCFNLSIDGHAECVKIVKKFNLPLLVTGGGGYTKENVARCWTVETGVLLDTELPNEIPENEYIKYFAPDCLLNIPNGHIENLNSKSYLSTIKMQVLENLRSIQHAPGVQMQEVPPDFYIPDFDEDEHNPDERMDQHTQDKQIQRDDEYYDGDNDNDHNMDM
- the LOC107894746 gene encoding histone deacetylase 9 isoform X3 codes for the protein MTVSFHKFGDMFFPGTGDVKDIGEREGKYYAINVPLKDGIDDTSFTRLFKIIISKVVEMYQPGAIVLQCGADSLAGDRLGCFNLSIDGHAECVKIVKKFNLPLLVTGGGGYTKENVARCWTVETGVLLDTELPNEIPENEYIKYFAPDCLLNIPNGHIENLNSKSYLSTIKMQVLENLRSIQHAPGVQMQEVPPDFYIPDFDEDEHNPDERMDQHTQDKQIQRDDEYYDGDNDNDHNMDM